One part of the Glycine soja cultivar W05 chromosome 11, ASM419377v2, whole genome shotgun sequence genome encodes these proteins:
- the LOC114374400 gene encoding pentatricopeptide repeat-containing protein At3g18970-like → MLNCLPRFRCISFLYSLPKLSYNIKQIHAQLITNGLKSPTFWAKLIERYCGSPDQHIASNAHLVFQYFDKPDLFLFNTLIRCVQPNDSILIFQNEFSRGLMCFDEYTYNFVLGACARSPSASTLWVGRQLHARIVKHGVESNILVPTTKIYFYASNKDIISARRVFDEMPRRSTVTWNAMITGYSSQKEGNKKYALNALSLFIDMLVDVSVIKPTGTTIVSVLSAVSQIGMLETGACIHGFAEKTVCTPEDDVFIGTGLVDMYSKCGCLDSALSVFWRMNQKNILTWTAMTTSLAIHGKGKQALEVLYKMGAYGVKPNEATFTSFLSACCHGGLVEEGLILFHEMKRTFGMMPQIKHYGCIVDLLGRAGNLEEAYDFIMRMPINPDAVIWRSLLGACKIHGDVVMGEKVGKFLLQLEEWSSAESPKSEDYIALSNVYALAEKWDDVEIVRKTMKAKGILSKAGSSAVQTVSMALIKNLFLIPFKKLC, encoded by the coding sequence ATGCTGAACTGCCTTCCAAGATTCAGATGTATTTCTTTCTTGTATTCTTTGCCCAAATTGTCCTACAATATAAAGCAAATTCATGCCCAATTAATCACTAATGGCCTGAAATCTCCCACCTTCTGGGCCAAGTTAATTGAGCGTTATTGTGGCTCACCAGATCAACACATTGCCAGTAATGCACATTTGGTGTTCCAGTACTTTGACAAGCCAGATTTGTTTCTCTTCAATACTTTGATAAGATGTGTGCAACCCAATGATTCTATTCTTATTTTCCAAAATGAGTTTTCTAGGGGACTCATGTGTTTTGACGAGTACACTTACAATTTTGTTCTTGGAGCCTGTGCTCGCTCTCCTTCAGCTTCAACGTTATGGGTTGGTAGACAACTACATGCTAGGATTGTAAAACATGGGGTTGAGTCAAATATTTTGGTTCCGACTACCAAAATATACTTTTATGCGAGCAACAAAGACATTATCTCAGCCCGAAGagtgtttgatgaaatgccGAGAAGAAGCACTGTTACCTGGAATGCTATGATAACAGGTTATTCTTCCCAAAAAGAAGGAAACAAGAAATATGCTCTCAATGCGTTGTCTTTGTTTATTGACATGCTGGTTGATGTAAGTGTAATTAAACCAACGGGTACAACTATAGTTTCTGTGCTTTCAGCAGTTTCTCAAATTGGTATGCTGGAAACTGGTGCATGCATACATGGTTTTGCAGAAAAGACAGTGTGTACTCCTGAAGATGATGTGTTTATAGGCACTGGGCTTGTTGATATGTACTCAAAATGTGGATGTCTTGATAGTGCCTTGTCTGTTTTCTGGCGAATGAACCAGAAGAATATCTTGACTTGGACGGCAATGACTACTAGCCTAGCCATCCACGGGAAAGGAAAACAAGCCTTGGAGGTTTTATATAAAATGGGAGCTTATGGTGTGAAGCCAAATGAAGCAACTTTTACTAGCTTCTTGTCAGCTTGTTGTCATGGTGggcttgttgaagaaggcctaATATTATTCCATGAAATGAAGAGAACATTTGGCATGATGCCTCAGATAAAACATTATGGTTGCATTGTTGACCTTCTTGGCCGTGCTGGAAATTTAGAAGAAGCCTATGATTTTATCATGCGGATGCCAATTAATCCTGATGCTGTAATATGGAGGAGTTTGCTGGGTGCATGCAAGATTCACGGGGATGTTGTGATGGGAGAGAAGGTGGGGAAGTTTCTTCTCCAGTTAGAAGAGTGGAGTTCTGCAGAGTCTCCAAAGAGCGAGGACTACATAGCTCTGTCCAATGTTTATGCTTTAGCAGAAAAGTGGGATGACGTTGAAATTGTAAGGAAAACAATGAAAGCTAAGGGTATTTTGAGTAAAGCTGGTTCTAGTGCTGTTCAAACTGTCAGCATGgctctaattaaaaatttatttctgattcctttcaaaaaattatgttag